One part of the Georgfuchsia toluolica genome encodes these proteins:
- a CDS encoding DUF3617 domain-containing protein, which produces MKKSLTLLVACFSVVCASSAHAEGMKPGLWEFTTQTSGAGMPAMPAIPEAQRKQMEAMGIKIPQAGGGMGVTTKVCITPEQAKKGVPPNSDKDGEKCEQTDVKTSGKTTSWKMVCSGKHKMTGNGSVTYDSPEHFSGETTMNMQDGPQGAMTMNNKFSGTFVAANCKQGR; this is translated from the coding sequence ATGAAGAAGTCGCTCACTTTGCTGGTTGCCTGTTTCAGCGTCGTTTGCGCCAGCTCCGCCCATGCCGAAGGCATGAAGCCCGGCCTGTGGGAATTCACCACCCAGACGAGCGGCGCGGGCATGCCCGCAATGCCGGCGATTCCCGAAGCCCAGCGCAAGCAGATGGAGGCGATGGGCATCAAGATACCGCAAGCCGGAGGCGGCATGGGCGTCACGACCAAGGTCTGCATCACGCCTGAACAGGCGAAGAAGGGCGTGCCACCCAACAGCGACAAAGATGGCGAAAAATGCGAGCAGACCGACGTCAAGACCAGCGGCAAGACCACGAGCTGGAAGATGGTTTGCAGCGGCAAGCACAAGATGACCGGCAACGGCTCCGTCACCTATGACAGCCCCGAACACTTCAGTGGCGAGACCACGATGAACATGCAGGACGGACCGCAGGGAGCGATGACAATGAACAACAAGTTCAGCGGCACTTTCGTTGCCGCCAACTGCAAGCAGGGCAGGTAA